A single window of Acidimicrobiales bacterium DNA harbors:
- a CDS encoding DUF2232 domain-containing protein — translation MPEETRATGPLRPIELATASVLAGVAVALTVIGWFLPHLGPVAALAVVPLGVVAHRHRFRALAASAFAASILSFLVAGTGTVSNVVECAVVGGFVGTALRRNWGFGVVAAAMAVIGPVLAAISVGLLYVFSSVRKLTLDQIRNTWKGIERLLRGFTILDGVLRRLDHFVAAAIRDWWITVGAIVIVATFWFAALAWVLLGPVLERLNWLRAVDRLEADRDAQDSSATTQPVPVTLEHAGFRYQRADVDALQDINLRIEPATFVALVGDNGSGKSTLARIIAGRAPTSGTVIRDGSAALGKPGGTAMVMQHPETQILGVRVADDVVWGLRDAAGVDVDALLHAVGLDGMDDRETSTLSGGELQRLAVAAALARRPRLIISDESTAMVDAPGRQRLMSLLSGLPASRGVTVVHVTHRPEETADADHKYRLAAGRLSEANGAVTTRPEADGARSATAGPRLSPAGRRSLELRGVWHTYGAGSPWAHKALESIDLAVAPGEGVLVVGSNGSGKSTLAWIMAGVLRPSRGSCLLGGEPVRSRPGSVGLAFQHARLQLQRPTVKADLLAAGAKDESDAATHLSSVGLDWSELSERRIDELSGGQQRRVALAGVLARNPEVLVLDEPLAGLDQPSQESIVALLGRLRHDRGMTVVVISHDLEGMDQVCDRAVHLDEGRVMFDGPRTDAPC, via the coding sequence GTGCCGGAGGAGACCCGCGCTACTGGGCCCCTGCGGCCGATCGAACTGGCGACCGCGTCGGTCCTCGCCGGCGTGGCCGTGGCACTCACGGTCATCGGATGGTTTCTCCCGCACCTCGGCCCCGTGGCCGCTCTCGCCGTGGTGCCTCTCGGGGTCGTCGCGCACCGCCACCGATTCCGTGCCCTCGCGGCATCGGCCTTCGCCGCGTCGATCCTGAGCTTCCTCGTCGCCGGGACTGGAACGGTGTCGAACGTCGTCGAGTGCGCAGTCGTCGGAGGTTTCGTCGGGACAGCCCTGCGCCGGAACTGGGGCTTCGGTGTGGTTGCCGCCGCGATGGCGGTCATCGGTCCGGTGCTGGCGGCGATAAGTGTCGGTCTGCTCTACGTCTTCTCTTCCGTGCGCAAACTCACCCTGGACCAGATCCGCAACACCTGGAAGGGAATCGAGAGGCTCCTCAGAGGATTCACCATCTTGGACGGCGTGCTGCGCCGACTGGACCATTTCGTGGCGGCGGCGATACGCGATTGGTGGATCACGGTGGGGGCGATAGTCATCGTCGCGACGTTCTGGTTCGCCGCGCTCGCGTGGGTTCTCCTCGGGCCGGTCCTGGAGCGGCTCAACTGGTTGCGCGCGGTGGACCGGCTCGAGGCGGACCGGGACGCACAAGACTCGTCCGCGACCACCCAGCCGGTCCCGGTCACTCTCGAGCACGCCGGCTTCCGGTATCAACGCGCTGACGTAGATGCTCTCCAGGACATCAACCTGCGCATAGAGCCCGCCACCTTCGTGGCGCTCGTCGGCGACAACGGATCAGGCAAGTCGACCCTCGCGAGGATCATCGCCGGCCGTGCACCGACGAGCGGGACGGTGATCCGCGATGGGAGCGCCGCGTTGGGAAAGCCGGGCGGCACCGCGATGGTGATGCAGCACCCGGAGACGCAGATCCTCGGAGTACGCGTGGCCGACGATGTCGTGTGGGGGTTACGCGATGCCGCCGGCGTCGACGTCGACGCGCTGCTGCACGCCGTCGGCCTCGACGGCATGGACGACCGCGAGACCTCGACACTCTCCGGCGGGGAGCTCCAACGGTTGGCGGTCGCGGCGGCGCTTGCGAGACGGCCGCGCCTGATCATCTCGGACGAGTCGACCGCGATGGTCGACGCGCCGGGACGGCAGCGCCTCATGTCGCTGCTCTCAGGATTGCCGGCGTCGCGTGGCGTGACGGTGGTGCACGTAACCCACCGGCCGGAGGAGACCGCCGACGCCGACCACAAGTACCGCTTGGCCGCTGGCCGTCTCTCTGAGGCGAACGGGGCGGTCACGACACGCCCCGAAGCAGACGGAGCACGGTCGGCGACCGCCGGGCCGCGTCTCAGCCCTGCGGGCCGGCGCAGCTTGGAGCTACGAGGCGTCTGGCACACGTACGGAGCGGGAAGCCCGTGGGCCCACAAGGCCCTCGAGTCCATCGATCTGGCGGTCGCGCCCGGCGAGGGCGTACTCGTGGTCGGCAGCAACGGTTCGGGAAAGTCGACGCTCGCCTGGATCATGGCCGGCGTCTTGCGACCGAGCCGCGGTTCGTGCCTGCTCGGCGGAGAACCCGTGAGGAGCCGCCCCGGTTCTGTCGGGCTCGCATTCCAGCACGCCAGGCTCCAGCTTCAGCGCCCGACGGTCAAAGCCGACCTGCTCGCCGCCGGTGCCAAAGACGAGAGCGACGCAGCCACCCACTTGTCATCCGTCGGGCTCGACTGGTCCGAGCTGTCGGAGCGACGCATCGACGAGCTCAGCGGCGGGCAGCAGCGCCGAGTCGCCCTCGCGGGGGTACTTGCACGCAACCCCGAAGTGCTGGTCCTCGACGAGCCACTCGCCGGGCTCGACCAACCCAGCCAGGAGTCGATCGTGGCGCTACTTGGCCGGCTGCGGCACGACAGGGGCATGACCGTCGTGGTGATCTCGCACGATCTAGAGGGCATGGATCAGGTGTGCGACCGTGCGGTGCACCTCGATGAAGGCCGTGTGATGTTCGATGGGCCGAGAACGGATGCCCCGTGCTGA
- a CDS encoding SCP2 sterol-binding domain-containing protein → MSAEWAEAAAPLTKLLPDIPGAKGTVSFAVSGGRRQEAGFHWIYKDGVAAAGEAGSDASADLVLLLASEDALDMVRGDVEPSVSFMRGRLKASGDGALLLGFLKSTTGTGFIAWREKVASLAAETAR, encoded by the coding sequence ATGAGCGCCGAGTGGGCTGAAGCTGCCGCTCCACTGACGAAGTTGCTTCCCGACATTCCCGGGGCCAAGGGGACCGTGTCGTTCGCGGTGAGCGGCGGCCGGCGCCAGGAGGCGGGCTTCCATTGGATCTACAAAGACGGCGTCGCCGCGGCCGGCGAGGCGGGCAGCGACGCGTCCGCTGATCTGGTTCTGCTCCTTGCGAGCGAGGACGCTCTCGACATGGTCAGGGGCGACGTGGAGCCGAGCGTGTCGTTCATGCGCGGCAGGTTGAAGGCGTCGGGTGACGGTGCCCTCTTGCTCGGGTTCCTCAAGTCGACGACCGGGACCGGTTTCATCGCGTGGCGAGAGAAGGTCGCCTCACTGGCGGCCGAGACCGCGCGGTAG
- a CDS encoding methylated-DNA--[protein]-cysteine S-methyltransferase, which translates to MNTIPFLDVDPRDTGRRWWDDVPVKVGNARIGMVVVSDGEAITAIRFGHSKSGKSPVAESWVRDRKAVREAAEQLAEYGAGNLKEFDLPLRPSGTEFQMKVWAELTAIPYGTTTSYGRVADAIGRRGSGRAVGAAVGSNPIGIVIPCHRVIGADGALTGFGGGLDNKVALLRREGITAF; encoded by the coding sequence ATGAACACCATCCCCTTCCTCGACGTCGACCCCCGTGACACGGGCAGACGCTGGTGGGACGACGTACCCGTAAAGGTGGGCAACGCACGTATAGGCATGGTCGTCGTCTCCGATGGGGAAGCGATCACGGCCATACGTTTCGGCCACTCGAAGTCGGGCAAGTCCCCCGTCGCCGAGAGCTGGGTGCGCGACCGCAAGGCCGTCCGCGAAGCCGCCGAGCAGCTGGCCGAATACGGAGCCGGCAACCTCAAGGAGTTCGACCTGCCGTTGCGGCCGTCGGGAACCGAGTTCCAGATGAAGGTGTGGGCAGAGTTGACCGCGATCCCCTACGGCACGACTACGAGCTACGGAAGGGTTGCCGACGCCATCGGACGGCGCGGGAGCGGAAGGGCGGTCGGAGCGGCCGTCGGGTCCAACCCGATCGGCATCGTCATCCCGTGCCACAGGGTTATCGGGGCGGACGGTGCGCTCACGGGCTTCGGGGGTGGGCTCGACAACAAGGTGGCCCTCCTCCGCCGGGAGGGGATCACCGCCTTCTGA
- a CDS encoding EamA family transporter, whose product MKQPAASPLVLVGAGALSVQFGAAFATKLFDRVGPLGAVTLRVAIAAVVLVGFGLLSRAPGARSAAARGDLAVAVAFGLVLAGMNLCFYEAISRIPLGAAVTIEFSGPLAVAVVGSRRWVDGLWAGMAGTGVALLATAGGGRLAPGGIGLAALAGAFWIAYILLSKQTGRRFDTRRGLAIAMVTGALVLLPGGLVSGGGRLFSPYVLGLGALVALLSSVVPYTLELIVLRRVTPRAFGVMLSLDPGVAALAGLVVLGQQPGARELAAMGLVIAANLGNSLSGRMGVVEAAVEPGSAGN is encoded by the coding sequence GTGAAGCAGCCGGCTGCCTCCCCTCTCGTCCTCGTTGGAGCCGGCGCCCTGTCCGTCCAGTTCGGTGCGGCGTTCGCGACCAAGCTCTTCGACCGGGTGGGGCCACTGGGTGCTGTGACGCTGCGCGTCGCGATCGCGGCGGTGGTGCTGGTCGGCTTCGGGCTTCTTTCGCGCGCGCCGGGAGCGCGCAGCGCGGCCGCCCGCGGTGATCTCGCCGTGGCAGTGGCGTTCGGTCTGGTCCTCGCAGGAATGAACCTCTGCTTCTACGAGGCGATCTCCCGGATCCCGCTCGGGGCCGCAGTCACCATCGAGTTCTCCGGGCCGCTGGCTGTCGCGGTGGTTGGCTCGCGGCGGTGGGTCGACGGCCTGTGGGCCGGGATGGCGGGAACCGGCGTGGCATTGCTCGCAACCGCCGGAGGCGGGCGGCTGGCGCCGGGTGGCATCGGGCTCGCCGCGCTTGCCGGCGCGTTCTGGATCGCCTACATACTCCTGAGCAAGCAGACGGGACGGCGGTTCGACACCCGACGCGGACTGGCCATCGCCATGGTGACCGGCGCGCTGGTCCTGCTACCTGGAGGGCTGGTCAGCGGAGGCGGCCGTCTCTTTTCCCCTTATGTGCTCGGTCTCGGCGCGCTGGTCGCGTTGCTGTCGTCGGTCGTCCCCTACACCCTCGAGCTGATCGTCCTCCGAAGAGTCACGCCCCGTGCGTTCGGGGTCATGCTCAGCCTCGATCCGGGTGTAGCCGCGCTTGCGGGGCTCGTGGTCCTCGGCCAGCAACCAGGCGCACGGGAGCTCGCCGCCATGGGACTGGTCATCGCAGCCAACCTCGGGAACTCCCTTTCAGGCCGGATGGGTGTGGTGGAAGCGGCGGTCGAGCCGGGCTCAGCCGGGAATTAG
- a CDS encoding 4a-hydroxytetrahydrobiopterin dehydratase, which yields MPAQLLDDAAIEAALAGLAWTREGNEIVKTVQRGDFVGALAYVNEVGQLAEARNHHPDIAISWNKVTLRLSTHSAGGLTRSDMDLAAEIDRLPDQA from the coding sequence GTGCCCGCACAACTTCTCGATGACGCCGCGATCGAGGCGGCACTGGCCGGCCTCGCGTGGACCCGCGAGGGCAACGAGATCGTCAAGACCGTCCAGAGGGGTGACTTCGTCGGGGCTCTGGCGTATGTCAACGAGGTCGGGCAGCTTGCCGAAGCCCGCAACCACCACCCAGATATCGCCATCTCGTGGAACAAGGTCACCCTCCGGCTCAGCACCCACTCCGCAGGCGGGTTGACCCGCTCCGACATGGACCTGGCGGCCGAGATAGACCGCCTCCCTGACCAAGCCTGA
- a CDS encoding AlkA N-terminal domain-containing protein, with amino-acid sequence MSESRQRQARQHARLRAVIDEERCYRAVCSRDGRFDGAFFTAVLTTGIYCRPSCPAVTPKRVNVRFYTTAATAQDAGFRACKRCRPDAAPGSPEWLGRQDTVARAVRLIADGVVDREGISGLGKRIGYSTRQLHRIVFAELGTGPLTLARAHRVQHARMLLETTDLQVTEVALAAGFRSVRQFNDCVRLVYGMTPTDLRRAGPPKHRSSTPTAGANRPGGIDVHLSYRPPLDLNGLIGFFAMRAIRGVESFDGSVYRRVLGLPHGSGVLSVRADQQGDLRSRSTNRRVAYLACNIALDDHRDFVAAVARARRLFDLDADPVAVGTLLGADPALGVLVDARPGLRVPGSADGFETALRAVAGQQVSLKAARGLIGRITEMYGKPLGTPAGELTHQFPSAEAIAAAAASSLPLPSTRADALRRLAGAVCDGTVVLDPGADRDESEQILRRLPGIGAWTAGYIRMRGLGDPDVFLGSDLAVRRQLSGLQGPASPDGWRPWRSYATAHLWNGASNGASAATPAAPASAPDVRSPRGRQQSRQEKGTTTR; translated from the coding sequence ATGTCCGAAAGCCGCCAGCGCCAGGCCCGCCAGCATGCCAGGCTGAGAGCAGTGATCGACGAGGAACGCTGTTACAGGGCGGTCTGCAGCCGCGACGGGCGCTTCGACGGGGCCTTCTTCACCGCGGTGCTCACGACGGGCATCTACTGCAGGCCGAGCTGCCCTGCCGTAACGCCGAAGCGTGTGAACGTCAGGTTCTACACCACCGCTGCCACCGCCCAGGACGCGGGGTTCCGTGCCTGCAAGCGCTGCCGCCCGGATGCCGCGCCGGGCTCACCCGAGTGGCTGGGCCGGCAGGACACCGTGGCGCGCGCGGTGCGTCTCATCGCGGACGGTGTCGTGGACCGCGAGGGCATCTCCGGCCTGGGTAAACGGATCGGCTACAGCACACGTCAGCTGCACCGGATCGTCTTCGCAGAGCTGGGAACCGGCCCGCTGACCCTCGCCAGAGCTCACCGTGTGCAGCACGCCCGGATGCTGCTCGAGACCACCGACCTGCAGGTCACCGAGGTCGCTCTCGCAGCAGGCTTCCGCAGCGTCCGGCAGTTCAACGACTGCGTCCGTCTCGTCTACGGCATGACACCCACGGACCTGAGACGCGCTGGGCCGCCCAAGCACCGCAGCAGCACGCCCACGGCCGGTGCCAACCGTCCCGGCGGCATCGACGTCCACCTCTCGTACCGGCCGCCGCTGGATCTCAATGGGCTGATCGGGTTCTTCGCCATGAGGGCGATCCGGGGGGTCGAGAGCTTCGACGGTTCCGTCTACCGCCGCGTGCTCGGCCTCCCCCACGGATCGGGTGTGCTGTCGGTCCGGGCGGACCAGCAGGGCGACCTCCGCTCGAGGAGCACGAACCGGCGGGTCGCTTACCTCGCCTGCAACATCGCGCTCGACGACCACCGCGACTTCGTCGCCGCAGTGGCACGCGCGAGGCGCCTGTTCGACCTCGACGCGGATCCCGTGGCGGTCGGGACGCTGCTCGGCGCGGATCCCGCGCTGGGGGTGCTCGTCGATGCACGACCGGGCTTGCGGGTCCCCGGCTCTGCTGACGGGTTCGAGACAGCCTTGCGAGCCGTCGCCGGTCAGCAGGTCTCCCTGAAGGCGGCGCGAGGGCTGATCGGACGCATCACCGAGATGTACGGAAAGCCGCTCGGGACGCCAGCGGGTGAGCTCACCCACCAGTTCCCCTCGGCCGAAGCGATCGCCGCGGCCGCTGCGTCGAGCCTGCCTCTTCCATCGACGCGCGCGGACGCGCTGCGCCGGCTCGCCGGCGCAGTGTGCGACGGCACCGTAGTGCTCGATCCCGGCGCCGACCGTGACGAATCCGAGCAGATCCTCAGACGGTTACCGGGCATCGGCGCGTGGACTGCTGGTTACATCAGGATGCGCGGCCTGGGAGACCCGGATGTGTTCCTCGGCAGCGACCTCGCTGTGAGAAGGCAGTTGTCCGGGCTGCAAGGACCGGCCTCTCCCGATGGGTGGCGGCCGTGGAGGTCGTACGCGACGGCGCACCTCTGGAACGGCGCGAGCAATGGCGCATCGGCCGCCACGCCGGCGGCACCGGCATCGGCACCGGATGTGCGATCCCCGCGTGGCCGACAGCAAAGCCGACAGGAGAAAGGAACCACGACCCGATGA
- the mca gene encoding mycothiol conjugate amidase Mca, whose protein sequence is MTQLCLLTVHAHPDDESSKGAATIARYHAAGVRTVLVTCTGGEEGDILNPAMDTPEVRGDLSAIRRKELDRAAEIIGYDEVVMLGYRDSGMPGSDANSDPRCFAAAPLDEAAGRLVEVIRRVRPQVVVTYPQDQSGYPHPDHLRVNEISEIAFDAAGDPECFPGTGEPWQPSRLCYVRWSARRMLAMHEKFLELGLESPYTDERLQRWIESAAEIEGDQDGAERRHVAVDVRGFTYVTREALLAHETQVDPNSRHWFGLPPEIADAIHPWEEYEIVRDLAGGISDDDLFAGIGSVRAGRR, encoded by the coding sequence ATGACGCAGTTGTGCCTCCTGACGGTGCACGCCCACCCAGACGACGAGTCCTCGAAGGGTGCCGCCACCATCGCCCGATATCACGCCGCCGGCGTCCGTACCGTCCTGGTGACCTGCACCGGCGGGGAGGAGGGCGACATCCTCAACCCGGCCATGGATACACCGGAGGTGCGGGGCGATCTCTCCGCCATCCGTCGCAAGGAGCTCGACCGCGCGGCCGAGATCATCGGCTACGACGAGGTCGTGATGCTCGGCTACCGGGACTCCGGCATGCCGGGCAGCGACGCGAACTCCGACCCGCGCTGCTTCGCGGCGGCTCCCCTCGACGAGGCCGCCGGGCGGCTGGTCGAGGTGATCCGCAGGGTGCGGCCGCAAGTGGTCGTCACCTACCCGCAGGATCAGAGCGGCTACCCGCACCCCGACCACCTCCGCGTCAACGAGATCTCGGAGATCGCGTTCGACGCCGCCGGTGATCCGGAGTGCTTCCCCGGCACGGGCGAGCCGTGGCAGCCCAGCCGCCTCTGCTACGTGAGGTGGTCGGCGCGGCGCATGCTCGCGATGCACGAGAAGTTCCTCGAACTGGGTCTCGAGTCGCCGTACACGGACGAGCGTCTCCAGCGCTGGATCGAGTCAGCCGCCGAGATCGAAGGTGACCAGGACGGCGCCGAACGGCGTCATGTCGCCGTCGACGTGAGGGGCTTCACCTACGTGACACGCGAGGCCCTTCTCGCGCACGAGACACAGGTCGACCCGAACTCACGGCACTGGTTCGGCCTGCCTCCCGAGATCGCCGACGCGATCCACCCGTGGGAGGAGTACGAGATCGTCCGGGACCTCGCCGGGGGTATCAGCGACGACGATCTCTTCGCGGGGATCGGCTCCGTCCGCGCGGGCCGGCGTTAG
- a CDS encoding energy-coupling factor transporter transmembrane protein EcfT produces MLSPTRPNSKHSKDPEDRDAERRPPRVILLREIKGDSAVHRLWAGTKLVSVAGLSVVLSYYPSWGALGLTTALLLSAGLVARIPGGALPRPPRWFWITIAVTGALASIAGGSPHVTIAGARLGLGGIDAYCRFVSVGIVLLLAAAMVGWTTPLGEIAPAVARLMWPLRLVKVPVDEASVAVALCVRSLPLLVGEMRILIAARRLRPPPKARPGRSNIERWLDELIDLLVAALAVSVRRAGELAEAITARGGTGLIAAKTRSPKLADGVTIALVAAVCVGAALIPG; encoded by the coding sequence GTGCTGAGCCCCACGCGACCCAACAGCAAGCACTCGAAGGATCCGGAGGACCGCGATGCCGAGCGCCGGCCGCCCAGGGTCATCTTGCTGCGCGAGATCAAGGGCGACTCTGCGGTCCATCGCTTGTGGGCCGGAACCAAGCTTGTATCGGTCGCCGGCCTGAGCGTCGTGCTGTCGTACTACCCCTCCTGGGGTGCGCTGGGATTGACGACGGCATTGCTGCTGAGCGCGGGCCTGGTCGCCCGCATTCCCGGCGGTGCCTTGCCACGGCCGCCGCGTTGGTTCTGGATCACCATCGCGGTGACCGGGGCTCTGGCGTCGATCGCGGGCGGCTCGCCGCACGTCACCATCGCGGGTGCTCGGCTCGGCCTCGGGGGCATAGACGCGTACTGCCGTTTCGTGAGCGTGGGGATCGTGCTCCTTCTGGCCGCCGCGATGGTCGGGTGGACCACTCCCCTCGGCGAGATAGCTCCGGCGGTGGCGCGACTGATGTGGCCGCTGCGATTGGTGAAGGTGCCCGTCGACGAGGCGTCGGTCGCGGTCGCGTTGTGCGTGAGGAGCTTGCCGCTTCTAGTCGGGGAGATGAGGATTCTGATCGCGGCCCGGCGCCTGCGCCCACCACCGAAAGCGCGGCCCGGCCGATCGAATATCGAAAGGTGGCTCGACGAGCTGATCGACCTGCTCGTCGCGGCCCTCGCCGTGTCGGTTCGGCGTGCAGGGGAGCTCGCCGAGGCGATCACTGCGCGCGGCGGCACCGGGCTGATCGCTGCTAAGACGAGATCGCCAAAGCTGGCCGACGGCGTGACGATCGCACTTGTCGCGGCGGTCTGCGTGGGCGCCGCGCTAATTCCCGGCTGA
- a CDS encoding type IV secretory system conjugative DNA transfer family protein, with the protein MQKPAHETELDRLRSYLNDSGGRLYAGVLPGGLALTDPQQALLVLGPPRSGKTSAVAVPNVLCAPGPVIATSTKLDLMMSTLDKRQAGRRWLLDPTGSIRNDPPGATRLRWSPVAGAATWDESLLMARSMTGAARPQGRVGESAHWTERAEALLAPLLHAASLSQMGMDTVARWTLRQEVSPAHTVLKIHGATTACDVLAGISATDPREQSGIWSSLAGVLAAYRSDAVLDNASAVNFDPASLPGSDDTVYICAPARQQDLAAPIVVAFLEQVRSAAYAAAASGRGEAPLSLVLDEVANIAPLPDLPSLVSEGGSQGVLTIACLQDLSQARVRWGRAAEGFLSLFGTKLVLPGIGDMETLEMVSRLAGEIDVPARSVSRNPAVGPLFGSETVTWSTQRQRRLPPDAVNQQPAGGALLLAGAAPPVHVGLAPWWATTPFKREISAPGRAPTLGR; encoded by the coding sequence ATGCAAAAGCCCGCACACGAGACGGAACTCGACCGTCTCCGCAGCTACCTGAACGACTCGGGCGGGAGGCTCTACGCAGGCGTGCTGCCCGGTGGGCTCGCCCTGACCGACCCGCAGCAGGCGCTGCTGGTCCTCGGGCCCCCGCGCTCGGGCAAGACCTCGGCGGTGGCGGTCCCGAACGTCCTCTGCGCTCCGGGACCCGTCATCGCCACCTCGACCAAGCTCGACTTGATGATGTCGACCCTCGACAAGCGCCAGGCGGGGCGCCGCTGGCTGCTGGACCCGACCGGCTCCATACGCAACGACCCGCCCGGTGCCACCAGGCTCCGCTGGTCCCCGGTAGCCGGCGCGGCGACCTGGGACGAGTCCCTCCTCATGGCACGATCGATGACAGGAGCCGCCAGGCCGCAGGGGCGTGTCGGAGAGTCGGCGCACTGGACCGAGCGCGCCGAAGCCCTCCTGGCACCGCTACTTCATGCCGCGAGCCTCTCCCAGATGGGCATGGACACCGTCGCGCGCTGGACGTTGCGCCAGGAGGTGAGCCCGGCGCACACGGTCCTGAAGATCCACGGGGCCACCACCGCGTGCGACGTTCTCGCCGGGATCTCGGCCACCGACCCGAGGGAGCAGTCGGGCATCTGGTCCAGCCTCGCGGGGGTGCTCGCCGCGTACCGTTCAGACGCCGTGTTGGACAACGCGTCCGCGGTGAATTTCGACCCGGCTTCTTTGCCGGGCAGCGACGACACCGTCTACATCTGCGCTCCCGCCCGCCAACAGGACCTCGCTGCACCGATCGTCGTCGCTTTCTTGGAGCAGGTGCGCTCCGCCGCCTACGCGGCAGCGGCAAGCGGCAGAGGCGAGGCGCCTTTGTCGCTCGTGCTCGACGAGGTGGCCAACATCGCTCCGCTCCCCGACCTGCCTTCGCTCGTGAGCGAGGGCGGAAGCCAGGGTGTGCTGACGATCGCTTGCCTCCAGGACCTGTCGCAGGCGAGAGTGAGGTGGGGACGGGCGGCGGAGGGGTTCTTGTCGTTGTTCGGGACAAAGCTGGTGCTGCCAGGAATCGGCGACATGGAAACGTTGGAGATGGTGTCGCGCTTGGCGGGCGAGATCGACGTACCGGCGCGAAGCGTGAGCCGCAACCCGGCCGTCGGCCCACTGTTCGGTTCGGAGACGGTGACATGGTCTACCCAGCGCCAACGCCGGCTGCCCCCGGACGCGGTGAACCAGCAGCCGGCCGGCGGGGCGCTGCTGCTCGCCGGTGCGGCACCACCGGTGCACGTCGGGTTGGCTCCGTGGTGGGCGACCACGCCGTTCAAGCGGGAGATCTCCGCACCGGGCCGCGCACCTACACTCGGCCGGTGA